One Amycolatopsis sp. NBC_00355 genomic window carries:
- a CDS encoding ABC transporter ATP-binding protein yields MTEGNLEIDGISKRYGAKVALDGVTFDVRAGELFGFVGSNGAGKTTTMRIALGVLAADGGEVRFDGKPITHETRTHIGYMPEERGLYPKMKVLDQLVYLAELHGLTANEAHRNAETWITRLGLAERRKDEVQKLSLGNQQRVQLAAALVHDPAVLVLDEPFSGLDPLAVDVMSAVLREKAAAGVPVVFSSHQLDLVERLCDRVGIIRNGRMIAVGTVGELTAEAGSKLVVTAPGARPGWAAGLPGVRVLEERDTTTVLGLEPSADDQAVLAAALSTGPVTEFSHRRRTLTELFRDAVSDKGEPR; encoded by the coding sequence ATGACCGAGGGGAACCTGGAGATCGACGGGATCTCCAAACGCTACGGCGCGAAAGTGGCGCTGGACGGCGTCACGTTCGACGTCCGCGCCGGCGAGCTGTTCGGCTTCGTCGGCAGCAACGGCGCCGGCAAGACGACCACGATGCGGATCGCGCTGGGGGTGCTGGCCGCCGACGGTGGCGAGGTCCGCTTCGACGGCAAGCCGATCACCCACGAAACCCGCACGCACATCGGCTACATGCCGGAAGAACGCGGGCTGTACCCGAAGATGAAGGTGCTGGACCAGCTCGTCTACCTCGCCGAACTGCACGGCCTGACGGCGAACGAAGCCCACCGCAACGCGGAAACCTGGATCACCCGGCTCGGCCTGGCCGAGCGCCGCAAGGACGAGGTGCAGAAGCTCAGCCTCGGCAACCAGCAGCGCGTCCAGCTGGCCGCGGCGCTGGTGCACGACCCGGCCGTGCTGGTGCTCGACGAGCCGTTCTCCGGCCTCGACCCGCTGGCCGTCGACGTCATGAGCGCGGTGCTGCGCGAGAAGGCCGCGGCCGGTGTGCCGGTCGTGTTCTCCAGCCACCAGCTCGACCTCGTCGAGCGGCTGTGCGACCGGGTCGGGATCATCCGCAACGGCCGGATGATCGCCGTCGGCACGGTCGGCGAGCTCACCGCCGAAGCCGGCAGCAAGCTCGTGGTGACGGCGCCGGGCGCACGTCCCGGCTGGGCCGCGGGCCTGCCCGGCGTGCGGGTGCTGGAAGAACGTGACACGACCACCGTGCTCGGCCTCGAACCGAGCGCCGACGACCAGGCCGTGCTCGCCGCGGCGCTGTCGACCGGGCCGGTCACCGAGTTCAGCCACCGGCGCCGGACGCTGACCGAGCTGTTCCGCGACGCCGTATCGGACAAGGGGGAGCCACGATGA
- a CDS encoding helix-turn-helix transcriptional regulator has translation MSPVRRGKELPIYNRLPVLRAERGLSRAALANAVEVNPQTIGALERGDHYPSLDLAFRICAVFDLPVEAVFSREPFMPLSTQVYREGGA, from the coding sequence ATGAGTCCGGTCAGACGCGGCAAAGAGCTGCCGATCTACAACCGGCTACCCGTGTTGAGGGCCGAACGCGGGTTGAGCCGGGCCGCGCTGGCGAACGCCGTCGAGGTGAACCCGCAGACCATCGGGGCGCTCGAGCGCGGCGACCACTATCCGAGCCTGGACCTGGCCTTCCGGATCTGCGCGGTGTTCGACCTGCCGGTCGAAGCGGTGTTCAGCCGTGAACCGTTCATGCCACTGTCCACCCAGGTCTACCGCGAGGGGGGAGCATGA
- a CDS encoding citrate synthase: protein MSDATTAGQSGGETAKLSLPNGEHEFKIVHPVEGAPGIELGKLLAQTGYITYDPGFVNTGAASSAIAYIDGDAGILRYRGYPIEQLAEKSTFVEVSYLLIYGELPTEAQLADFTEKIQRHTLLHEDLKEFFGGFPRDAHPMPVLSSAVSALSTFYQDSLDPFDEPNVELSTIRLLAKVPTLAAYAYKKSVGQPLLYPDNSLGLVENFLRMTFGFPAEPYEVDPDVAKALDLLFILHADHEQNCSTSTVRLVGSSEANLFASISAGINALFGPLHGGANAAVLDMLEGIKNDGGDVAKFVERVKNKEKGVKLMGFGHRVYKNYDPRAKIIKNTADEILGKLKGGDQLLDIAKKLEETALSDDYFVSRKLYPNVDFYTGLIYRALGFPTKFFTVLFALGRLPGWIAHWREMINDPATKIGRPRQIYTGHASRDYTPMSER, encoded by the coding sequence ATGTCCGACGCGACGACTGCGGGGCAGTCCGGCGGCGAAACCGCGAAGCTGAGCCTTCCGAATGGTGAGCACGAGTTCAAGATCGTCCACCCGGTCGAGGGCGCGCCCGGGATCGAACTGGGGAAGCTGCTGGCGCAGACGGGGTACATCACCTACGACCCCGGGTTCGTCAACACCGGCGCCGCTTCGTCGGCGATCGCCTACATCGACGGCGACGCCGGCATCCTCCGCTACCGGGGTTACCCGATCGAGCAGCTGGCCGAGAAGTCGACCTTCGTCGAGGTCTCCTACCTGCTGATCTACGGCGAGCTGCCGACCGAGGCCCAGCTGGCCGACTTCACCGAGAAGATCCAGCGCCACACGCTGCTGCACGAAGACCTCAAGGAGTTCTTCGGCGGCTTCCCGCGGGACGCGCACCCGATGCCGGTGCTCTCCAGCGCCGTCTCCGCGCTTTCGACCTTCTACCAGGACTCGCTCGACCCGTTCGACGAACCGAACGTCGAGCTGTCCACCATCCGCCTGCTCGCCAAGGTCCCGACCCTGGCCGCGTACGCGTACAAGAAGTCCGTGGGCCAGCCGCTGCTGTACCCGGACAACTCGCTCGGCCTGGTCGAGAACTTCCTCCGCATGACGTTCGGCTTCCCGGCCGAGCCGTACGAGGTCGACCCGGACGTCGCGAAGGCGCTCGACCTGCTGTTCATCCTGCACGCCGACCACGAGCAGAACTGCTCGACCTCGACCGTGCGCCTGGTCGGCTCGTCCGAGGCGAACCTGTTCGCGTCGATCTCGGCCGGCATCAACGCGCTGTTCGGCCCGCTGCACGGCGGCGCGAACGCCGCGGTGCTCGACATGCTCGAGGGCATCAAGAACGACGGCGGCGACGTCGCCAAGTTCGTCGAGCGGGTGAAGAACAAGGAAAAGGGCGTGAAGCTGATGGGCTTCGGGCACCGGGTGTACAAGAACTACGACCCGCGCGCGAAGATCATCAAGAACACCGCCGACGAGATCCTCGGCAAGCTGAAGGGCGGCGACCAGCTGCTCGACATCGCCAAGAAGCTCGAAGAGACCGCGCTTTCGGACGACTACTTCGTTTCGCGCAAGCTGTACCCGAACGTGGACTTCTACACCGGCCTGATCTACCGGGCGCTGGGCTTCCCGACGAAGTTCTTCACGGTGCTGTTCGCGCTCGGCCGCCTGCCGGGCTGGATCGCGCACTGGCGCGAGATGATCAACGACCCGGCCACCAAGATCGGCCGCCCGCGGCAGATCTACACCGGCCACGCGTCGCGGGACTACACCCCGATGTCGGAGCGCTGA
- a CDS encoding ABC transporter permease — MRTLSGRRAVWLVMKRELNTRLRTRSFVIGTVVMLVLLLGYVGFQAALAGAADKSTVGLTGQATGIAQQLQTKAAQAGQEISTVTITDPAEGRQKVEDGDLDALVSGSAAKLTATYKSSLDNQLRTVLDQVAQQQVLDGVLSSAQLEPADVMAQVNGTHVQDDALSPEPADHTQRLVVGLIVAFLLYISIITYGTMVAQGVVEEKSSRVVEILLASVRPWQLLLGKVIGLGLVGLVQLVILATAGLIAASVSGVFTLSRFAGGALLWGLLWYLLGFLLYATIYGALGSLVSRQEDTQSVVGPINIVLIIGFVAGFNLLLQDPDGTAAKVVSLIPLLSPILMPARIATGAAAGWEIGLSLGLTVALVALLTWLGGKIYGNSVLRIGSRIKLSEALRG; from the coding sequence ATGAGGACGCTGAGTGGGCGGCGCGCCGTCTGGCTCGTGATGAAGCGCGAGCTGAACACGCGGCTGCGGACGCGCTCGTTCGTGATCGGCACCGTCGTGATGCTGGTGCTGCTGCTGGGTTACGTCGGGTTCCAGGCCGCGCTGGCCGGGGCGGCCGACAAGAGCACGGTGGGCCTGACCGGACAGGCGACCGGGATCGCCCAGCAGCTCCAGACGAAGGCGGCGCAGGCGGGCCAGGAGATCTCGACCGTCACGATCACCGACCCGGCCGAGGGCCGGCAGAAGGTCGAGGACGGCGACCTGGACGCGCTCGTCTCGGGCAGTGCGGCGAAGCTGACCGCCACGTACAAGTCCTCTTTGGACAACCAGTTGCGCACGGTGCTCGACCAGGTGGCGCAGCAGCAGGTGCTCGACGGTGTGCTCTCGTCCGCCCAGCTCGAACCCGCCGACGTGATGGCGCAGGTCAACGGCACCCACGTGCAGGACGACGCGCTGTCGCCGGAGCCGGCCGACCACACCCAGCGGCTGGTCGTCGGCCTGATCGTCGCGTTCCTGCTCTACATCAGCATCATCACCTACGGGACGATGGTCGCCCAGGGTGTCGTCGAGGAGAAGTCGAGCCGGGTCGTGGAGATCCTGCTCGCCAGCGTGCGGCCGTGGCAGCTGTTGCTGGGCAAGGTGATCGGGCTCGGCCTGGTCGGGCTCGTCCAGCTGGTCATCCTCGCCACGGCCGGGCTGATCGCGGCGTCGGTGAGCGGGGTGTTCACCCTGTCGAGGTTCGCCGGCGGCGCGCTGCTGTGGGGCCTGCTCTGGTACCTGCTCGGTTTCCTGCTGTACGCCACGATCTACGGCGCGCTGGGCTCGCTCGTGTCCCGGCAGGAGGACACGCAGTCGGTCGTCGGGCCGATCAACATCGTGCTGATCATCGGGTTCGTCGCCGGCTTCAACCTGCTGCTGCAGGACCCGGACGGCACGGCGGCCAAGGTCGTCTCGCTGATCCCGCTGCTCTCGCCGATCCTGATGCCGGCCCGGATCGCGACCGGCGCCGCGGCCGGGTGGGAGATCGGGTTGTCCCTCGGCCTGACGGTCGCCTTGGTCGCGCTGCTGACCTGGCTGGGTGGCAAGATCTACGGCAACAGCGTGCTGCGCATCGGCAGCCGCATCAAGCTGTCGGAGGCCCTGCGCGGCTGA
- a CDS encoding glycerol-3-phosphate dehydrogenase/oxidase, whose product MTSGSLNARRRERELAELASGERVDVIVVGGGVTGAGIALDAASRGLSVALVEARDLAFGTSRWSSKLVHGGLRYLAHGELGLAHESAVERGIMMTRTAPHLTRAMPQLFPLYPSTSRAQQALVSAGLRAGDGLRRAARTPSSVLPRPRTIPAAEALTLAPALSPHALRGALLAYDGALVDDARLVIALARTAATFGARILTRLSALSVTADHVRVRDGVSGDELDLVARQVINATGVWAGTLTGSVRLRPSRGSHLVLAPGTVPMGTTSINIGVPGETNRFVFLLPQPDGRVYLGLTDEPVSGSLPDVPTVPESDVDFLLALASSVLSRPLTRADIAGSYAGLRPLIEGTGGRSADLSRKHAVLAGSDGLLTVVGGKLTTYRRMAEDAVDAAVRLAGLPTSPCRTSRLPLLGAARREDLSLVDAPARLVAKYGTEAPRVAALGELDTEFAAPVSPGTEITAAEIVWAVRNEGALDVEDVLERRTRLSLVPADAAAATPRVAELVDKALAGLA is encoded by the coding sequence ATGACGTCGGGGTCGCTCAACGCGCGGCGCCGCGAACGCGAGCTCGCGGAACTGGCGTCGGGCGAGCGCGTCGACGTCATCGTGGTCGGCGGCGGCGTCACCGGCGCCGGCATCGCGCTCGACGCCGCTTCCCGCGGGTTGTCGGTGGCGCTCGTCGAGGCGCGCGACCTCGCCTTCGGGACATCACGCTGGTCGTCGAAGCTGGTCCACGGCGGACTGCGGTACCTGGCGCACGGCGAACTGGGCTTGGCGCACGAAAGCGCGGTCGAGCGCGGCATCATGATGACGCGCACGGCGCCGCACCTCACGCGCGCGATGCCGCAGCTGTTCCCGTTGTACCCCAGCACGTCCCGGGCTCAGCAGGCGCTGGTTTCGGCGGGCTTGCGAGCGGGCGACGGCCTCCGCCGGGCAGCGCGCACGCCGTCATCGGTACTGCCGCGGCCGCGCACGATCCCGGCGGCGGAGGCGCTCACGCTGGCCCCCGCGCTCTCACCGCACGCCCTGCGCGGCGCGTTGCTGGCCTACGACGGCGCCCTCGTCGACGACGCGCGCCTGGTCATCGCCCTGGCGCGCACGGCGGCGACGTTCGGCGCCCGCATCCTGACGCGGCTGTCGGCGCTCTCGGTGACGGCCGACCACGTCCGCGTCCGCGACGGCGTTTCGGGCGACGAACTGGACCTGGTCGCCCGCCAGGTGATCAACGCGACGGGCGTCTGGGCCGGGACCCTGACCGGCTCGGTCCGCCTGCGGCCGTCGCGCGGTTCGCACCTGGTGCTCGCGCCGGGGACGGTCCCGATGGGCACGACGTCGATCAACATCGGCGTGCCCGGCGAGACCAACCGCTTCGTGTTCCTGCTCCCCCAGCCGGACGGCCGCGTCTACCTGGGACTGACGGATGAGCCGGTTTCGGGCTCGTTGCCCGACGTGCCAACGGTTCCGGAGTCCGATGTGGACTTCCTGCTGGCACTGGCGTCGTCGGTCCTGTCGCGCCCGCTGACCCGCGCGGACATCGCGGGCTCGTACGCGGGACTGCGCCCGTTGATCGAAGGCACGGGCGGCCGTTCGGCGGACCTGTCCCGCAAGCACGCGGTCCTGGCGGGCTCCGACGGCCTGCTGACGGTGGTCGGCGGCAAGCTCACGACGTACCGGAGGATGGCCGAGGACGCGGTCGACGCGGCGGTCCGCCTCGCCGGGCTCCCGACTTCGCCGTGCCGGACCTCCCGGCTTCCCTTGCTGGGCGCGGCCCGCCGCGAAGATCTGTCCCTTGTGGACGCTCCGGCCCGGCTGGTGGCCAAGTACGGCACGGAGGCGCCTCGCGTGGCGGCGCTGGGCGAACTGGACACCGAGTTCGCGGCCCCGGTGTCGCCGGGCACGGAAATCACGGCGGCGGAGATCGTCTGGGCGGTCCGCAACGAGGGCGCCTTGGACGTCGAGGACGTCCTGGAACGCCGGACGCGCCTGTCCCTGGTCCCGGCGGACGCGGCCGCGGCGACCCCGCGGGTGGCCGAACTGGTGGACAAAGCACTGGCCGGCCTGGCCTGA
- a CDS encoding cryptochrome/photolyase family protein: MTKEAPVVLWFRRDLRLGDHAALLEASKHSKHVLALYVLDEALLKPSGDVRTAFLYGCLEKLHEQLGGRLMLVRGEPAAEVVKAAKKIGASAVHVSADTGPYGRRRDAEVAKALAEHNIDWVETGSPYAVAPGRVTKPDGDPYRVFTPFFRAWTAHGWRAPADTGPSLVDWVEPDRSLGIPKPPRVSATLPEPGEQAALDVWHAFLDGGVDTYDEDRDRPDREGTTRISPYLRWGCVHPRTLLADLAGDDRVGAKSLRSELCWREFHADVLWHRPETARKNYDKRFDKMSHDDDRDAFDRWCAGKTGYPIVDAGMRQLLAEGWMHNRVRMVVASFLVKDLHLPWWQGARHFMNHLVDGDLASNQLNWQWVAGSGTDAAPYFRIFNPTTQGEKFDPNGDYVRKYVPELRSVAGKAVHKLKDRPKEYPEPMVDHAHERQVSLERYGKITS; the protein is encoded by the coding sequence GTGACCAAAGAAGCACCCGTTGTCCTGTGGTTCCGTCGCGACCTGCGGCTCGGCGACCACGCCGCCCTGCTGGAAGCCTCGAAGCACAGCAAGCACGTCCTCGCGCTGTACGTCCTCGACGAGGCGCTGCTGAAGCCGTCCGGCGACGTGCGCACGGCGTTCCTCTACGGCTGCCTGGAGAAGCTCCACGAGCAGCTCGGCGGCCGGCTGATGCTGGTGCGCGGCGAACCGGCGGCCGAGGTCGTGAAGGCCGCCAAGAAGATCGGCGCGAGCGCGGTGCACGTCAGCGCCGACACGGGCCCGTACGGCCGTCGCCGGGACGCCGAGGTCGCGAAAGCTTTGGCGGAGCACAACATCGACTGGGTCGAGACGGGCTCGCCGTACGCGGTGGCGCCCGGGCGCGTCACCAAGCCGGACGGCGACCCGTACCGCGTCTTCACGCCGTTCTTCCGCGCGTGGACCGCGCACGGCTGGCGTGCGCCCGCCGACACCGGACCGTCCCTTGTGGACTGGGTCGAGCCGGATCGCTCCTTGGGGATCCCCAAGCCGCCGCGCGTCTCCGCAACGCTGCCCGAGCCCGGTGAGCAGGCCGCGCTGGACGTCTGGCACGCCTTCCTCGACGGCGGCGTCGACACCTACGACGAGGACCGCGACCGGCCGGATCGTGAAGGCACCACGCGGATCTCGCCGTACCTGCGCTGGGGGTGCGTCCACCCGCGGACGCTGCTCGCAGACCTGGCCGGTGACGACCGGGTGGGCGCGAAGTCGTTGCGCAGCGAGCTGTGCTGGCGCGAGTTCCACGCCGACGTCCTGTGGCACCGCCCGGAAACCGCGCGCAAGAATTACGACAAACGGTTCGACAAGATGAGCCACGACGACGACCGCGACGCCTTCGACCGGTGGTGCGCCGGGAAGACGGGCTACCCCATCGTCGACGCCGGGATGCGGCAGCTGCTGGCCGAAGGCTGGATGCACAACCGCGTCCGGATGGTGGTCGCGAGTTTCCTGGTGAAGGACCTGCACCTGCCGTGGTGGCAGGGCGCCCGGCACTTCATGAACCACCTCGTCGACGGCGATCTCGCGTCGAACCAGCTGAACTGGCAGTGGGTCGCGGGCAGTGGCACCGACGCGGCGCCGTACTTCCGGATCTTCAACCCGACCACGCAGGGGGAGAAGTTCGACCCGAACGGCGACTACGTCCGCAAATACGTCCCGGAACTGCGTTCGGTGGCGGGGAAAGCGGTCCACAAGCTGAAGGACCGCCCCAAGGAGTACCCGGAGCCGATGGTGGATCACGCCCACGAGCGCCAGGTGTCCTTGGAGCGGTACGGCAAGATCACGTCGTGA
- a CDS encoding TetR/AcrR family transcriptional regulator, translated as MADDVLLDAARTCVLAVGVRRTTLAEIARTARVSRMTVYRRFPDVRSVLAALMTREFSGLLRTASERGAEASDSRERLVLIASAGIRALSNDPLFRTLLDVDPELVLPYIVERLGATQRFAEQVLHQLLETGHQDGSVRRAPVAAQARSVLLLVQSFAFSLRPATMDVDQAALMAEFTHVLDAALKP; from the coding sequence GTGGCCGATGACGTGCTGCTCGACGCCGCGCGCACGTGCGTGCTGGCCGTCGGTGTGCGCCGCACCACACTCGCCGAGATCGCCCGCACCGCCCGCGTCAGCCGGATGACGGTCTACCGCCGTTTTCCGGACGTGCGCAGCGTGCTCGCCGCGTTGATGACGCGTGAGTTCAGCGGCCTGCTGCGCACGGCGAGCGAACGCGGCGCCGAGGCGTCGGACAGCCGTGAGCGGCTCGTGCTCATCGCGTCCGCAGGGATCCGCGCGCTGTCGAACGACCCGCTGTTCCGCACGCTGCTCGACGTCGACCCCGAACTGGTGCTGCCGTACATCGTGGAGCGGCTCGGCGCGACCCAGCGGTTCGCCGAGCAGGTGCTGCACCAGCTGCTCGAAACCGGCCACCAGGACGGCTCGGTCCGGCGCGCGCCGGTCGCGGCGCAGGCCCGGTCGGTGCTGCTGCTGGTCCAGTCCTTCGCGTTCTCGCTGCGGCCGGCCACGATGGACGTCGACCAGGCGGCGCTGATGGCCGAGTTCACCCACGTGCTCGACGCGGCCTTGAAGCCATGA